The Vitis riparia cultivar Riparia Gloire de Montpellier isolate 1030 chromosome 3, EGFV_Vit.rip_1.0, whole genome shotgun sequence genome includes a region encoding these proteins:
- the LOC117911445 gene encoding cytokinin riboside 5'-monophosphate phosphoribohydrolase LOG5-like isoform X2 yields the protein MEEKVVYSRFKSVCVFCGSSTGKRNCYRDAAIELGQELVARRLDLVYGGGSIGLMGLVSQAVHRGGGHVLGIIPRTLMCKEITGETVGEVRPVADMHQRKAEMARHSDCFIALPGGYGTLEELLEVITWAQLGIHDKPVGLLNVDGYYNYLLTFIDKAVDDGFIKPSQRHIIVSAPNAKELVQKLEEYVPVHDGVIAKARWEVEQQQHQQQQQQQVGFNATTLQTEVAL from the exons ATGGAGGAGAAGGTTGTGTATTCCAGATTCAAGAGTGTCTGTGTCTTCTGTGGAAGCAGCACTGGCAAGAGAAACTGTTACAGAGATGCCGCCATTGAATTAGGGCAAGAGCTG GTGGCGAGGAGGCTGGACCTTGTGTATGGAGGTGGGAGTATTGGCTTGATGGGTCTGGTTTCTCAAGCTGTTCATCGTGGTGGAGGACATGTTCTTGG GATCATTCCCAGAACTCTGATGTGCAAAGAG ATAACAGGAGAGACGGTTGGAGAGGTCAGGCCTGTGGCCGACATGCACCAAAGAAAAGCAGAAATGGCCCGCCATTCTGATTGCTTCATTGCCTTACCAG GTGGGTATGGAACTCTAGAGGAATTGCTGGAAGTCATCACCTGGGCACAGCTCGGAATCCATGACAAACCA GTGGGTTTGCTCAATGTGGATGGCTACTACAACTACCTGCTCACCTTCATTGACAAAGCAGTGGATGATGGCTTCATCAAGCCTTCACAGCGCCATATCATTGTGTCAGCTCCAAACGCCAAAGAGCTAGTCCAAAAGCTTGAG GAGTACGTGCCTGTGCATGATGGGGTCATTGCAAAGGCGAGGTGGGAGGTTGAACAACAGCAGcatcagcagcagcagcaacagcagGTGGGGTTCAATGCCACTACTTTGCAGACTGAGGTAGCTCTATAA
- the LOC117911445 gene encoding cytokinin riboside 5'-monophosphate phosphoribohydrolase LOG5-like isoform X1 — translation MEEKVVYSRFKSVCVFCGSSTGKRNCYRDAAIELGQELVARRLDLVYGGGSIGLMGLVSQAVHRGGGHVLGIIPRTLMCKEITGETVGEVRPVADMHQRKAEMARHSDCFIALPGPHLHKLKLHFTLCFQFISHEISNILLAFSGGYGTLEELLEVITWAQLGIHDKPVGLLNVDGYYNYLLTFIDKAVDDGFIKPSQRHIIVSAPNAKELVQKLEEYVPVHDGVIAKARWEVEQQQHQQQQQQQVGFNATTLQTEVAL, via the exons ATGGAGGAGAAGGTTGTGTATTCCAGATTCAAGAGTGTCTGTGTCTTCTGTGGAAGCAGCACTGGCAAGAGAAACTGTTACAGAGATGCCGCCATTGAATTAGGGCAAGAGCTG GTGGCGAGGAGGCTGGACCTTGTGTATGGAGGTGGGAGTATTGGCTTGATGGGTCTGGTTTCTCAAGCTGTTCATCGTGGTGGAGGACATGTTCTTGG GATCATTCCCAGAACTCTGATGTGCAAAGAG ATAACAGGAGAGACGGTTGGAGAGGTCAGGCCTGTGGCCGACATGCACCAAAGAAAAGCAGAAATGGCCCGCCATTCTGATTGCTTCATTGCCTTACCAGGTCCCCATTTGCATAAACTGAAGCTACACTTTACTCTTTGTTTTCAATTCATTTCACATGAAATCAGCAACATCCTTCTGGCTTTTTCAGGTGGGTATGGAACTCTAGAGGAATTGCTGGAAGTCATCACCTGGGCACAGCTCGGAATCCATGACAAACCA GTGGGTTTGCTCAATGTGGATGGCTACTACAACTACCTGCTCACCTTCATTGACAAAGCAGTGGATGATGGCTTCATCAAGCCTTCACAGCGCCATATCATTGTGTCAGCTCCAAACGCCAAAGAGCTAGTCCAAAAGCTTGAG GAGTACGTGCCTGTGCATGATGGGGTCATTGCAAAGGCGAGGTGGGAGGTTGAACAACAGCAGcatcagcagcagcagcaacagcagGTGGGGTTCAATGCCACTACTTTGCAGACTGAGGTAGCTCTATAA